One Actinomyces respiraculi DNA window includes the following coding sequences:
- a CDS encoding RbsD/FucU family protein codes for MLRNIPANLSPDLVKILLEMGHGDEILLADANFPGHHLHPTTVRADGLGIPDLLTSILTLMPLDRYSSYQVTLMETVGDDPRPPVWDVYEQIWNEAEKDAGPVSVKTIERMVFYDYTPSVYAVVITGETALYGNLILKKGVL; via the coding sequence ATGCTCCGCAACATTCCCGCTAACCTGTCACCCGATCTCGTCAAGATCCTGCTCGAGATGGGGCACGGCGACGAGATCCTCCTGGCTGACGCCAACTTCCCCGGGCACCACCTCCACCCCACCACGGTGCGGGCCGACGGGCTGGGGATCCCTGACCTGCTCACATCCATCCTCACCCTCATGCCCCTGGACCGGTACAGCAGCTACCAGGTGACCCTCATGGAGACGGTCGGCGACGATCCTCGGCCTCCGGTGTGGGACGTCTACGAGCAGATCTGGAACGAGGCGGAGAAGGACGCCGGTCCCGTGAGCGTCAAGACGATCGAGCGCATGGTCTTCTACGACTACACCCCGAGCGTCTACGCCGTCGTCATCACCGGGGAGACCGCCCTGTACGGGAACCTCATCCTCAAGAAGGGCGTGCTGTGA
- a CDS encoding rhamnulokinase, which produces MSWSSGADSEPGAEHHALALDLGSSSVRAVLGSYRQGVVSTEEVYRLRHQVVDDRGTLTWDLESIMDGVRRSIVEATRRLGRAPDSIGIDTWGVDYGLLDANGSLLRAPRAYRDGRMSRWAADLDQAIAPETIWRETGILPQQINTVYQLYADLREEPGLVDRVDRFLPLPDLVAYLLGAPAETGRAIASTTGLASPGAQCWSAHVLEAAGIPERWMPPLVDDATVAGKTSEGITIVRPGGHDTACAVHALGLTNDDVHLFISSGSWSLIGVTVPDPVLDEATLRSGLTNEVRTDGGIRLLRNLTGFWLLQECQRSWNEPDTGVLVKAAGECASPGVVIDPDDALFATPGDMPGKIAHWCRDHYRVVPEGPAQTVRLILESLACAHAAYAQGLQNVVGDLLDPASPIHLVGGGARNSLLPAMTAAACNRRVVVSTPEASALGNILAQLEATGAVDPASRGEVLRRSVHLVDVEPSDSIVQPDAFDVMRERLLNITAG; this is translated from the coding sequence ATGAGCTGGAGCAGCGGGGCGGACAGTGAGCCAGGGGCTGAGCACCACGCGCTCGCCCTCGACCTCGGCTCTAGCTCCGTGCGAGCGGTTCTGGGAAGCTACCGACAAGGGGTGGTCAGCACCGAGGAGGTCTACCGGCTGCGCCACCAGGTGGTGGATGACCGCGGCACTCTCACCTGGGACCTTGAGAGCATCATGGACGGTGTTCGTCGGAGCATAGTCGAGGCGACGCGGCGCCTGGGGCGTGCTCCCGACTCCATCGGCATCGACACCTGGGGCGTCGACTACGGCCTTCTCGACGCCAACGGATCCCTGCTGCGCGCTCCCCGGGCCTATCGCGACGGGCGCATGTCCCGGTGGGCCGCGGACCTGGATCAGGCCATCGCCCCGGAGACGATCTGGCGGGAGACCGGTATCCTGCCCCAGCAGATCAACACGGTCTACCAGCTCTACGCGGACTTGAGGGAGGAGCCTGGCCTCGTTGATCGGGTCGACCGCTTCCTGCCACTGCCCGACCTGGTGGCGTACCTGCTCGGCGCCCCTGCCGAGACGGGGCGGGCGATCGCCTCGACCACCGGGCTCGCCTCACCCGGGGCCCAATGCTGGTCTGCCCACGTGCTGGAGGCCGCCGGAATCCCCGAGCGGTGGATGCCCCCGCTCGTCGACGACGCCACCGTGGCCGGCAAGACGTCGGAGGGGATCACCATCGTGCGTCCCGGTGGGCATGACACCGCCTGTGCCGTCCACGCGCTCGGGCTGACGAACGACGACGTGCACCTGTTCATCTCCTCAGGATCCTGGAGCCTCATCGGGGTCACCGTTCCCGATCCGGTCCTGGACGAGGCGACGCTGCGTTCCGGACTGACCAACGAGGTCCGCACCGACGGTGGTATCCGGCTCCTGCGCAACCTCACCGGCTTCTGGCTGCTTCAGGAGTGCCAGCGCTCCTGGAACGAGCCCGATACCGGGGTGCTGGTCAAGGCAGCGGGGGAGTGCGCCTCTCCCGGGGTCGTGATCGACCCCGATGACGCCCTCTTCGCCACTCCCGGGGACATGCCGGGCAAGATCGCCCACTGGTGCCGCGACCACTACAGGGTGGTCCCCGAGGGACCTGCGCAGACCGTCCGGCTCATTCTCGAGTCGCTCGCCTGCGCGCACGCCGCCTACGCCCAGGGGCTGCAGAACGTCGTCGGCGACCTGCTGGACCCGGCTTCGCCGATCCACCTGGTGGGAGGCGGGGCGCGTAACAGCCTCCTTCCGGCGATGACGGCGGCGGCCTGCAACCGACGCGTCGTCGTAAGCACACCGGAGGCCAGCGCCCTGGGCAACATCCTCGCCCAGCTCGAGGCCACCGGCGCCGTCGACCCGGCTTCGCGCGGCGAGGTGCTGCGCCGCAGCGTCCACCTGGTCGACGTCGAACCCTCCGACTCAATCGTGCAGCCCGACGCTTTCGACGTCATGCGAGAGCGGCTGCTCAATATCACTGCCGGCTGA